Proteins encoded together in one Actinomycetota bacterium window:
- a CDS encoding recombinase family protein: MRPGLNYLRVSSRRQVDKGFDEDGLSLPAQREACARYAADHAITIVGEYIERGESARTADRPEFQAMLGRIQRDRDVQVVIVHKVDRFARNLEDHVTVRALLRRLGVELVSVVEPLDDSPQGRLTEGIHALMAEFYSANLAAEIRKGMTQKAKQGGWPHQAPLGYRNVRRPVGGRLVACIEPDPDRAHHIRAAFQLYAAGDWTLERLTAELAARGLCNRGRRDYPPKPLSLGGVAKLLANKTYMGLIDWNGVLVQGQHQPLVSPELFQQVQDLLAARSARGTRERKHHHYLKGVLHCAVCSRRYSYLVATGNNGRRHPYFYCLGPDPPAVAAAANPTSPPTGWKTRSNSSTSGSNSPTTGSPNSTPPSRLRSLPVRAGPPRNIGSLTVN; encoded by the coding sequence ATGCGACCGGGGCTGAACTACCTGCGGGTCTCCTCACGCCGCCAAGTCGACAAGGGCTTTGACGAAGACGGCCTGTCGCTGCCCGCCCAACGCGAGGCCTGCGCCCGCTACGCCGCCGACCACGCCATCACCATCGTTGGGGAGTACATCGAGCGGGGCGAGAGCGCCCGCACCGCCGACCGGCCCGAGTTCCAAGCCATGCTGGGCCGGATCCAACGCGACCGCGACGTCCAAGTCGTGATCGTCCACAAGGTCGACCGGTTCGCCCGCAACCTCGAAGACCACGTCACCGTCAGGGCCCTGCTCCGCCGCCTCGGGGTCGAGCTGGTCAGCGTGGTCGAGCCACTGGATGACAGCCCCCAAGGGCGCCTCACCGAGGGCATCCACGCGTTGATGGCCGAGTTCTACTCGGCCAACCTAGCCGCCGAGATCCGCAAAGGCATGACCCAAAAAGCCAAGCAGGGCGGCTGGCCCCACCAGGCCCCCCTGGGCTACCGCAACGTCCGCCGACCCGTCGGCGGGCGGCTGGTCGCCTGCATCGAACCCGACCCCGACCGCGCCCACCACATACGCGCCGCCTTCCAGCTGTACGCCGCAGGCGACTGGACCCTGGAGCGGCTCACCGCCGAGCTGGCCGCCCGTGGGCTGTGTAACCGTGGCCGCCGCGACTACCCACCCAAGCCGCTCAGCCTCGGCGGCGTCGCCAAGCTGCTGGCCAACAAGACCTACATGGGGCTGATCGACTGGAACGGCGTCCTGGTCCAAGGCCAACACCAGCCGCTGGTCAGCCCTGAGCTGTTCCAGCAGGTCCAGGACCTCCTGGCCGCCCGCTCGGCCCGCGGCACCCGCGAACGCAAGCATCACCACTACCTCAAAGGGGTACTGCACTGCGCGGTCTGCAGCCGCCGCTACTCCTATCTGGTCGCCACTGGCAACAACGGCCGCCGCCACCCCTACTTCTACTGTCTCGGCCCCGACCCGCCGGCCGTGGCGGCTGCCGCGAACCCCACATCCCCGCCGACCGGCTGGAAGACCAGGTCGAACAGCTCTACCAGCGGATCCAACTCCCCCACCACTGGCTCACCGAACTCCACGCCGCCCTCAAGGCTGAGATCGCTGCCCGTCAGGGCCGGGCCGCCCAGGAACATCGGCAGCTTGACCGTGAACTGA